cagacaggaagcaaagagcaggagtgaaTGTAggagaagaaagactggatagactcggcttgtactcgctagaatttagaagattgaggggggatcttatagaaacttacaaaattcttaaggggttggacagactagatgcaggaagattgttcccgatgttggggaagtccagaacaaggggtcacagtttaaggataagggggaaatcttttaggaccaagatgagaaaaacatttttcacagagagtggtgaaactctggaattctctgccacagaaggtagttgaggccagttcattggctttatttaagagggagttagatgtggcccttgtggctaaaggttttagggggtatggagagaaggcaggtacaggatactgagttggatgatcagccatgatcatattgaatggcggtgcaggctcgaagggccgaatggcctactcctgcacctattttctatgtttctatgaacgggtccttttcagaatggcaggcagtggcgagtggagtgccgcaagtctcggtgttggggccgcaactgtttaccatatatattaatgatttggaagaggggattaggagcaacactagcaagtttgcagatggcacaaagctgggtggcagtgtgaactgtgaagaagatgttaggaggctgcagggtgacctggaccggttgagtgagtgggcagatgcatggcagatgcagtataatattgataaatgtgaggttatccactttggtggcaaaaacaagggggcagattattatctcaatggggttaggttaggtaaggaggaggtacagtgagacaagaggatttcagtataggagtagataggttcttctgcagttgtatagggctctggtgagaccacatctggagtattgcgtacagttttggtctcctaatttgaggaaggatatcattgtgattgaggcagtgcagcgtaggttcacgagattgatccctgggatggcgggactgtcatatgaggaaagattgaaaagactaggcttgtattcactggagtttagaaggatgaggggatatcttatagaaacatataaaattataaaagggctggacaagccagatgcaggaaaaatgttcccaatgttgggcgagtccagaaccaggggccacaacctTAAAATAAAggagaagccatttaagactgaggtgagaaaaaactttttcacccagagattgtgaatttgtggaattccctgccacagagggcagtggaggccaaatcactggatggatttaagagagagctagatagagctctaggggctagtggtgtcaagggatatggggagaaggcaggcacgggttattgatagaggacgatcagccatgatcacaatgaatggcggtgctggctcgaagggccgaatggcctcctcctgcacttattttctatgtctatgtttctatgacaatgtacactttaccacatgtatttttttctattacaaatctcaaattgtggagtacagaggcaaataagtaaatgatgggtctttgtcccaaacattatggagggcattgtatgcaAGTGGTTGACAGATAGTCTAcaaatcacagagtgctggattaacagcgggtctggcagcatctgtgaagaacacggtgtctgaagaagggtttcgacccagaaAATTGTTGGAtagttgctggtcagtgcggactcggtgggccaaagggcctgtttccacgttgtatctctaaacgaaattaaaagatgttggtgaggccacatttagagcaagctaggatttgattccttggagtgcaggaggatgagtagGATTAGTGtatttggcccatctatctacCTGCACCGTGTAGGTTCTGCCCCAAAAATGcaacatatataataataatatatcttttattgtcattgcacgtcattgcaacatctcacatttgtactaaattccatcaaccattcctcagcccacctggccaatcgatcaagaccctgctgcatcttttgacaaccatcttcactatgtaCAATACCACCCACATTTGGAGcctaggaggatgaggagtggtcTTATAGTGTAAAatcaagaggaatagatcgggaagtcttttgtccagagtaggggaattaagaaccagagaacatggatttATAGTGAGAGGGAAattattaataggaatctgaagagtAACTTTTACACgcaaaaggtggtggatgtatgggagagggggggggggttggggttggggaaaggttccgccggggggggggggtcagcgcggcattcccccccccccccccccccccccctctccccgccctctcccatcccttcccccctctcccctcccttcccccctcccctccggaCTCGCTACTCTAACCGGCTCTCTCTCGTTTCAGGGCGGCTTCGCTGTGAACGGGTGTGAGGGATTTCAGCAACGGTTACTGCTCCTTTAAGATGACACGGACAGACCCTCCGGATATACTGGTATCTACCGTGTACCGAGAGATCAGAGTCAGCCCGATGCCAGGCGAGCCCAAGACGTACCGAGCGCAGCCGGGCTCCGCACGGCGGGACGCGGGAAAACGCCACTGCCGCAGCTTCGACCGGGTGCAGTCGCCGGaaaaccagggacccgcgggcggtCCCGCAGAACGTGGAGTCGCCAGCCCGGAGCTGGCCTGGGACTCGCTGGGGCGCCAGGTCTATGTTCGCTCGTCCGCACCAGACCTGGTGTCCAGCCGGCTCGGCCCCGCCGCCGTCGCCGAGCACCGCGATGCCGCCCGGCCCGAGGGCCGGAAGAGGGGCCGGTCCAAGAGCGCGCCGCGGGTCAAGACCACTTACCGACCGGTGCCAGTGGAGATGGGCTCGCCCGAGCCGGAGCCGGAGCGGAGAGGGCGGGAGGCGGTGAGGTGGGTGGACGGGTCGCCCCGGCGGATACCGAGCCGCGGCCGCATGGACGAGGTTCACCCGATCAAACTGCAGCCACAACGGGCCGACGCCGGTTTCTACCCGCACCCGCCGCCCCTCTCGGTCAGCGACCTTGTCGAGCCGTGCACCGAGGCCCCAGGCCCCCGCTCCGTCACCGCCGGCGTCCACGTTCGCTACCGGATGGACATGCGGCCGCCCGAGGAAGCCGCGCCGCCCGGCCCCCGGGCCTGGCGAGTGGCCCCGGGCCCCACCGAGCCGGGCCGTTGCCTGACGGTGCCCAGCAGCCGGCGGCCACACTGGAGCCGTTCCCCCGGCCTGTCCCAGGCGGGCGAATACTGGACGCTCGCCACGCACGGCTGCTCGCCGCAGATGTGCCGCGGCCGGGCCTTCGCTCAGACGCTACCGGGGCCCGATGCCCGGAGCCACTCGCGGGCCCTGGGTGACAGCAGCCCCTGGCGCCGGGCCCGGGCCTCGCCCATGCACTACCACGACTGGTGGGGTCCACAACCCGCGCCCTGGGCTCCGCTCTCCCCGCATGGGTCCCTGGCCGCCGCCCGCCGCCACCATTCCCGCTCCTGGGATGACATGTTGTCACCGGGCCGCCAGCCCGAGCGCGGACACGATTGTCGCAGCTACGAGACGTTACCGCTGTTGGAGCGGGGCCGCCGCCAGCCGACCGTGGTAAACCTGTCACGGTCACCGCAGCGCTATGCCGCGCTCTCTCTGTCCGAGGGGTCACTGCTGGAGCGGCtgcagggagagggaggtgcgGGGCCCGGCCGCTCCTGGTATCTCACACCCGAGATCACCATCACCGACAATGACCTGCGGGCTGGCGGCGAGGCGGCAGCGACACGGGCCGGGGGCCGGCAGCCGGCAGACGGAGCCAACGGCCTCAGCGCTTCCTTCAACGACCTGCTATCATGTCAGGGCGAGGCGGGCGGcagccccggccccggccccggtAAACAGCAACTGGACGATGTGTTGGCCGACCTGGTGATCGATACATGCAAGACCCCGGCACCGCGCGGTCCCACCACCGGCCCCGAACCCGCTCACAGCCTCCTGGAGCAGCTCCGTAAACTGATCGGTGGCGACGACTTGACGGGGGAACTGCTGGGCCCCGAGGCTGAGCCCCGCCTGGCGGCCAATCGGCCTCTCAGCCCCGCCTACCCCAGCCCGTGCGGCGCGTCGCCGCCTGAGCGCTGCTCGGATGAGCTGGACACAATGTTGTGCTCAAACCCACGCTGCGGCCTCGCAGAGAGTCTGTTCCACGCCCGCTTGTACTTCAAGTCCTGCCACAGTTGCTTCACATATTACTGCAGCCGCGGCTGTCGGAAGGATGACTGGGAGGCGCATAAAGAGGCCTGTGTTTACGGCCGGGTGGCGAGCGCCTGTAAGCGGCTTCTACGATGCTGTCGAGAGGATCCGGCGTCTCACCGCGCCTTCTCCCGCATCGCCCGCATGGGTTACTTGTCCCGCGGCCGCGGAGTGTTGTTCCTCGGATTCCCAAACCCCGGTGCTGCCGACAGCTTTGTGGAGCGCGGCCTGGGCAGCTTGTCTCTCGCCCCAACCTACCTGTCTCTACGGGAGCTGCAGGGCTACGCGCCTCACCTGGGCCGTTACCTGGCTGAGGTGCGCGACGCTGGCGCCGCCTACAATCCGGACGAGTGTTTCTTGCTCAACGTGTCGGTGGCGTTGGGACAGAAGGCGCCGGAACAGCCGGAGCCGCGGCTCCAAACTCCCACCGTCCGCCGCTTCGCCAAGATCGCGCTGGCCTCGGGCAGCCCTGACGGGAAGGCGCCGGCGCCGCGGGACGATGAGATGGAGACGCTGATCCTGACCCCGCCGCCAGGCACGGCCGACATGGCGCAGGCGGGAGAAGAAGGTCGCAAAGCCCGGGAGGTTTGTTTCATCAACGTGCAGAGAGAGCTACGTCTCCGTGGAGTCTTCCTGCGCCACGAGTACCCGCACGTTTACCACGATCTTTGCCGCTTCGTGGAGAACAACGAGCGCTTCACACCCACAACCATCTACCCTGTAGACAAGCGTTCCGGTCGACAGTTCATGTGCATGATCATGGCCGCATCAGAGCCGCTCACACTCGACTGGGTTCGTGGACCCAACGTGTTGGACGACATGATGTGACCGCGccgccccctccctgcccccccgaccccccccaacacccacacacacacccccaccccactcctcccctgccccccccacacacccccctccccgaccctcctccccgaccccccccccccctgcctccaCTCCTCCCcgatcccccactcctccccccaaccccactccttccctgcccacccccccccaccccactcctcccctgcccccccccccccacacaccccctccccgacccccctccactcctccccgACCCCACTCCTCCCCGACCCCCCCTGCCTccactcctccccttcctatcctccccccaaccccactcctcccctgcccacgcccccaccccactcctcccctgccccccccccccccacacaccccctccccgacccccctccactcctccccgACCCCACTCATCCCcgaccccccctgcccccacacctcccctccacccctctcttttcccctcgcccccccccccccccccatctcttcccccTCGTTTTCCGGCGGCAGGTATTTTCAAGTGTTTTTCATATCTTTGTAGACCAGGTATTTTATAACCAGAGCCCATCGAAACTGAGGCTTTAGGAGGGCGGCctgattgtggggtgggggggtgttggggCGTTGCCCCCTCCCCCTACTGACCCCTGACCACCGTCTGAACATGgtgatctgtgggggggggggggtggcctctGTGGAGCCCGCTCACGATTGCCTGGAGAATTCCTGGGTGGAGGGAACATGGGGGTTCCatttccctctcacccttctgcAAACGCCCCTGAATGTTCAACACAGGAGGGTCAGAGGGCAGGGGAGAAGGGTCAGAGGGCAGGGGGGAAGGGTCAGACGGTGGGCAGACAGGAGGGGACGAGTAGTGAAGGGAAATGAgggggggaaggtgaggagaaGTTATGGGATGGGGCCAAGGAGCAGGAGAGAGcgagtgaggggggtggggacaAGGGAGGTGAGAGTACACAgccaaggggggaggggaggtaatGTATTCTAGGTTAGGGCTTCAATGGGAGGGGTTGGGGTCGCTTGATGTGACTCAAGAATGATCACGTAAAGAGATGTTGACCTTTCACCCTCTGGGGCAGTGGGTCACACATTGACCTATTATTGTGCCGCAAGGATTTATCACCCATTCCTGATTGACCCTGACCCCTCTCCTGACCCAGAGCTGGGGGGGGGGACCTGTGTGGAGTGGTAGTGAGTTCAGCAGAGTGGTGGTCAGTGTCAGCTGGATCTGAATTTGCCAACGTTGATTTTAGCCATTGAAGCCAGTGCTATTGTCCAGTCCCCCACACCCCGCCTATGTATTGATATGGTGATCAAACGTTAGCTCATGTTCATAGGGAAATGCTGATCAAAGAATCAAATTGTAAACTAGAATGTCACCCATACCTGGATAATCCCAAGTGTTGAATATCAGGGACGG
The DNA window shown above is from Amblyraja radiata isolate CabotCenter1 chromosome 32, sAmbRad1.1.pri, whole genome shotgun sequence and carries:
- the ajm1 gene encoding apical junction component 1 homolog: MTRTDPPDILVSTVYREIRVSPMPGEPKTYRAQPGSARRDAGKRHCRSFDRVQSPENQGPAGGPAERGVASPELAWDSLGRQVYVRSSAPDLVSSRLGPAAVAEHRDAARPEGRKRGRSKSAPRVKTTYRPVPVEMGSPEPEPERRGREAVRWVDGSPRRIPSRGRMDEVHPIKLQPQRADAGFYPHPPPLSVSDLVEPCTEAPGPRSVTAGVHVRYRMDMRPPEEAAPPGPRAWRVAPGPTEPGRCLTVPSSRRPHWSRSPGLSQAGEYWTLATHGCSPQMCRGRAFAQTLPGPDARSHSRALGDSSPWRRARASPMHYHDWWGPQPAPWAPLSPHGSLAAARRHHSRSWDDMLSPGRQPERGHDCRSYETLPLLERGRRQPTVVNLSRSPQRYAALSLSEGSLLERLQGEGGAGPGRSWYLTPEITITDNDLRAGGEAAATRAGGRQPADGANGLSASFNDLLSCQGEAGGSPGPGPGKQQLDDVLADLVIDTCKTPAPRGPTTGPEPAHSLLEQLRKLIGGDDLTGELLGPEAEPRLAANRPLSPAYPSPCGASPPERCSDELDTMLCSNPRCGLAESLFHARLYFKSCHSCFTYYCSRGCRKDDWEAHKEACVYGRVASACKRLLRCCREDPASHRAFSRIARMGYLSRGRGVLFLGFPNPGAADSFVERGLGSLSLAPTYLSLRELQGYAPHLGRYLAEVRDAGAAYNPDECFLLNVSVALGQKAPEQPEPRLQTPTVRRFAKIALASGSPDGKAPAPRDDEMETLILTPPPGTADMAQAGEEGRKAREVCFINVQRELRLRGVFLRHEYPHVYHDLCRFVENNERFTPTTIYPVDKRSGRQFMCMIMAASEPLTLDWVRGPNVLDDMM